From a region of the Marmota flaviventris isolate mMarFla1 chromosome 13, mMarFla1.hap1, whole genome shotgun sequence genome:
- the Aqp7 gene encoding aquaporin-7 isoform X1, whose product MAQVGGQRRSNSNFKMVSWSVLMRIQATLQKEMVREFLAEFMSTYVMMVFGLGSIAHMVLGGKKFGSYLSVNLAFGFGVTIGMHVAGNISGAHMNAAVTFTTCALGRMPWRKFPVYVLGQFLGSFMAAVTIYSLFYTAIIHFSGNLLTVTGPTATAGIFATYLPEHMILWRGFLDEMFITGMLQLCLFAITDKDNNPALRGTEALVVGLLIVIIGASLGMNSGYAMNPSRDLPPRFFTFIAGWGKQVFSAGDNWWWVPVVAPLLGAYLGGIIYVIFIGSSIPRKPQSLENSMVCEDHRITELPKTSPSTTSPIAPSIQPVPSLSGSMPLEQF is encoded by the exons ATGGCTCAAGTAGGTGGGCAGAGGCG ATCCAACAGCAACTTCAAGATGGTCTCCTGGTCGGTGCTAATGAGGATACAAGCAACACTGCAGAAGGAGATGGTGCGGGAGTTCCTGGCTGAGTTCATGAGCACGTATGTCATGATG gtatTTGGCCTTGGTTCTATAGCCCATATGGTTCTAGGAGGGAAAAAATTTGGGAGCTACTTGAGTGTCAACTTGGCTTTTGGCTTTGGAGTCACCATAGGAATGCATGTGGCAGGCAACATCTCTG GGGCCCATATGAATGCAGCTGTGACCTTCACCACCTGCGCTTTAGGTCGCATGCCTTGGAGGAAGTTTCCTGTGTATGTTCTGGGTCAGTTTCTGGGCTCCTTCATGGCTGCTGTCACCATCTACAGCCTCTTCTATA CGGCCATTATCCACTTCTCCGGCAACCTTCTGACAGTGACTGGTCCCACGGCCACTGCTGGCATTTTTGCCACTTACCTTCCTGAACACATGATATTGTGGAGGGGCTTCCTGGATGAG ATGTTTATCACAGGAATGCTCCAGCTGTGTCTCTTTGCCATCACGGACAAGGACAACAATCCAGCACTTCGAGGGACAGAGGCTCTGGTGGTCGGCCTCCTCATTGTCATCATCGGAGCGTCCCTAGGCATGAACTCAGGATATGCTATGAACCCATCCCGGGACCTGCCTCCTCGCTTCTTCACTTTCATTGCTGGCTGGGGCAAACAGGTGTTCAG tgctggggacaacTGGTGGTGGGTGCCAGTGGTGGCACCACTCCTAGGTGCCTACCTAGGTGGCATCATCTATGTCATCTTCATTGGCTCCAGCATCCCACGGAAGCCTCAGAGTTTGGAGAACTCCATGGTGTGCGAAGATCACAGGATAACTGAATTGCCCAAGACCAGCCCATCCACGACCTCCCCCATTGCCCCTTCAATCCAGCCTGTCCCATCCTTAAGTGGCTCCATGCCTTTAGAGCAGTTCTAA
- the Aqp7 gene encoding aquaporin-7 isoform X2: protein MVSWSVLMRIQATLQKEMVREFLAEFMSTYVMMVFGLGSIAHMVLGGKKFGSYLSVNLAFGFGVTIGMHVAGNISGAHMNAAVTFTTCALGRMPWRKFPVYVLGQFLGSFMAAVTIYSLFYTAIIHFSGNLLTVTGPTATAGIFATYLPEHMILWRGFLDEMFITGMLQLCLFAITDKDNNPALRGTEALVVGLLIVIIGASLGMNSGYAMNPSRDLPPRFFTFIAGWGKQVFSAGDNWWWVPVVAPLLGAYLGGIIYVIFIGSSIPRKPQSLENSMVCEDHRITELPKTSPSTTSPIAPSIQPVPSLSGSMPLEQF, encoded by the exons ATGGTCTCCTGGTCGGTGCTAATGAGGATACAAGCAACACTGCAGAAGGAGATGGTGCGGGAGTTCCTGGCTGAGTTCATGAGCACGTATGTCATGATG gtatTTGGCCTTGGTTCTATAGCCCATATGGTTCTAGGAGGGAAAAAATTTGGGAGCTACTTGAGTGTCAACTTGGCTTTTGGCTTTGGAGTCACCATAGGAATGCATGTGGCAGGCAACATCTCTG GGGCCCATATGAATGCAGCTGTGACCTTCACCACCTGCGCTTTAGGTCGCATGCCTTGGAGGAAGTTTCCTGTGTATGTTCTGGGTCAGTTTCTGGGCTCCTTCATGGCTGCTGTCACCATCTACAGCCTCTTCTATA CGGCCATTATCCACTTCTCCGGCAACCTTCTGACAGTGACTGGTCCCACGGCCACTGCTGGCATTTTTGCCACTTACCTTCCTGAACACATGATATTGTGGAGGGGCTTCCTGGATGAG ATGTTTATCACAGGAATGCTCCAGCTGTGTCTCTTTGCCATCACGGACAAGGACAACAATCCAGCACTTCGAGGGACAGAGGCTCTGGTGGTCGGCCTCCTCATTGTCATCATCGGAGCGTCCCTAGGCATGAACTCAGGATATGCTATGAACCCATCCCGGGACCTGCCTCCTCGCTTCTTCACTTTCATTGCTGGCTGGGGCAAACAGGTGTTCAG tgctggggacaacTGGTGGTGGGTGCCAGTGGTGGCACCACTCCTAGGTGCCTACCTAGGTGGCATCATCTATGTCATCTTCATTGGCTCCAGCATCCCACGGAAGCCTCAGAGTTTGGAGAACTCCATGGTGTGCGAAGATCACAGGATAACTGAATTGCCCAAGACCAGCCCATCCACGACCTCCCCCATTGCCCCTTCAATCCAGCCTGTCCCATCCTTAAGTGGCTCCATGCCTTTAGAGCAGTTCTAA
- the Aqp7 gene encoding aquaporin-7 isoform X3 translates to MVLGGKKFGSYLSVNLAFGFGVTIGMHVAGNISGAHMNAAVTFTTCALGRMPWRKFPVYVLGQFLGSFMAAVTIYSLFYTAIIHFSGNLLTVTGPTATAGIFATYLPEHMILWRGFLDEMFITGMLQLCLFAITDKDNNPALRGTEALVVGLLIVIIGASLGMNSGYAMNPSRDLPPRFFTFIAGWGKQVFSAGDNWWWVPVVAPLLGAYLGGIIYVIFIGSSIPRKPQSLENSMVCEDHRITELPKTSPSTTSPIAPSIQPVPSLSGSMPLEQF, encoded by the exons ATGGTTCTAGGAGGGAAAAAATTTGGGAGCTACTTGAGTGTCAACTTGGCTTTTGGCTTTGGAGTCACCATAGGAATGCATGTGGCAGGCAACATCTCTG GGGCCCATATGAATGCAGCTGTGACCTTCACCACCTGCGCTTTAGGTCGCATGCCTTGGAGGAAGTTTCCTGTGTATGTTCTGGGTCAGTTTCTGGGCTCCTTCATGGCTGCTGTCACCATCTACAGCCTCTTCTATA CGGCCATTATCCACTTCTCCGGCAACCTTCTGACAGTGACTGGTCCCACGGCCACTGCTGGCATTTTTGCCACTTACCTTCCTGAACACATGATATTGTGGAGGGGCTTCCTGGATGAG ATGTTTATCACAGGAATGCTCCAGCTGTGTCTCTTTGCCATCACGGACAAGGACAACAATCCAGCACTTCGAGGGACAGAGGCTCTGGTGGTCGGCCTCCTCATTGTCATCATCGGAGCGTCCCTAGGCATGAACTCAGGATATGCTATGAACCCATCCCGGGACCTGCCTCCTCGCTTCTTCACTTTCATTGCTGGCTGGGGCAAACAGGTGTTCAG tgctggggacaacTGGTGGTGGGTGCCAGTGGTGGCACCACTCCTAGGTGCCTACCTAGGTGGCATCATCTATGTCATCTTCATTGGCTCCAGCATCCCACGGAAGCCTCAGAGTTTGGAGAACTCCATGGTGTGCGAAGATCACAGGATAACTGAATTGCCCAAGACCAGCCCATCCACGACCTCCCCCATTGCCCCTTCAATCCAGCCTGTCCCATCCTTAAGTGGCTCCATGCCTTTAGAGCAGTTCTAA